GGATTCATAAAGCTATTGTTTAAATAAAGCTCATgtttacacacatttttattcTCATACTGATGCATGAAAGCACACAGCTTCTATGATAGTAGCTGTTTTATGACAGttgttttatttctaatttgatatttttatccACTACCCATAAatctaaccctcacaggaaagaTTTTGCATTTAAGATGTTCATTAATTCATCTCATCTAAGCCTGACCCACACATACACTTCCACAGAAGACTGCTGTGCCCACCCTGCAGCACTGAACTACAGTGCTGGCTTTCTTTTCTCAGAGGACCGAGTTAAATCATTTTGATTTTGCAGTATTGAGACTTAAGTCTTTTCATTCAAATACTACGTGGTTTACTACAATGTAATAAGCAGCTGCAAAAAAATATGACTAGTATGATGGAGAGTCAGGCTCTGACAGAGACACGTATGGTATGACAAACTCCTGAATGTTGTTGTTAAGTTGTTTTCCCACCATGATGATGGAGAGCTGCTCAGCCAGTTCTATCAGACAACCTCCTGGCCCGCACTGCAatcacaaatacacatttattcatatttttgaaataaatgtattttatatagtcAGATATATAGTGCAAAAAAAATGGCAAAGttcaattttcagcagccattacttcagtctcacTCTTCAgggtcacaagatccttcagaaaatatCCTAATAggctgagatatatatatatatatatatatatacacatacatatggtGTATTTATAGCTCTTTCTTCAAACCCTTACCTGATTTTGTTTGGCCGTCTCTGAAGTAGTTGCCTGGGGGCTGAACAGGTGGGCTTGAGGTCTGCTCACAATAAACATATATGTGGTCATCCTCATCATTAGCTGCAGTGGTCAACTATTTTGACAACATTAAAGCAACACATACCATGATGATCATTAGCAATTCAGCACTGCATCTCTTGCTCACCTATGGATCATCTGCTGTGAATGGATGCCGTCAAAATGCTCCATAAGtcataacacttcctccagtgaaaaagtgagaaatattgtaataatgcttgtaaacagtgatctctgcatatttctctcccgattcagaTGAGATTACTTTCTCATCGGAGAAAGcagtattatggatagaggactcatattttaaccAGGAAACAACTGTTTGAAGattaatttattacaaacatgaagcttttcactttacagttctaatcagcagtttggactcatttgatggcacccattcactgcagatgatccactggtgagAATGTAATGCTGAATTACTCAAAATCAGTTCtaatgaggaaacaaactcatctaaatttGGATGACCTGAGTGTGAGTGCATTTTcagtaatttttcatttttgggtgaactattttgaAAAATCAGTACTAGTAGTTTGTGGACAGCATTAAATATCTTGGCTTATATGCATATAAACTGCAATTCAGTATAAAATGTGTTCTGACTGGAAATAACATCACTGGCGATAACCAGGTGGTGTAACGTGAAAagaatgaaatcaaaataatgacattaatcagtgtttttgaaggaataggttgagtgaatgattaaaTGACTCATTAATAAAGGCTGTCACTTGTCTTTCTAGaatgcacaaacacagacaaCAAAACAGTGAAAAGTCCAGGAATTGGACTGCTGCTTGGCAAATCAAATTCAAGGTCTGGAACTAACTGTTGTAAATGACAATCTGACAACAATTACAActatattgtatgttttattgaAATGTGACAGGTAAAAACCTTAAGGATTTAACAAATAAGCAGTCGTGTGCTAATTAGACAGCAATTTTAGCACAGAACCAAACAGCTCTGCAATGACTTTGATGACACACAGCACCTAAAACTTGTTTCGATtaacaaacacatctcaaaacgTATGCATCAGTACATAATGCTTTTTAACACATATCAGTACACTCACATATCTAGGAGGGATGAAGCCCCCATTTTGCAGGCTTCCATAACTGTCTGGACCATGAGTCTCGCCACTGTAGTCCAGGTCCAGCAGAACCATCAGCACCTCAGGGTTCCTCTTCTTCAGCATGATAGACAGCTAGAATCAAATGCTGAGGTGGAGCTAGTAGAGACTAGGTCGTTTAACTCACATTCAGAGCTTCTATCTATATACAAAGTCCCACGTTCAAGTCCAGGCACTCCTGCAGAACATCAGAATCCAATAAATCATGCACATTAATTAAATTTGAGATAAAAGTGTAAGTGCATTCCTCCCCCAAAGAAGAGCTGCAGGAAAGGAGACAAAGCAAAAGCACTTAGTGCCTCTTAAGCGGATGAGACAAAACAGGGGCAGAAGTGGTTCTGCAGCATCTCTGCACTCTGTCTCCCTGTCTCATTCATTGCAACCCACTGTCTCCTCAGCACTCTAGAGGGTTACTTACCATAAATCCTCTGGCTTGCGAGCCTATACTTTTCTCTTCGCGAGGAACACATGTAAAAACACCTTACAACAAGAATGCATATATTCCATTTCCTGTTAAAGAAAGATTATACTATGCAACACTTAACACAGTGTCATGTACAGGTAGGCAATTCACTTAAATCAAAAGCCTCTTGAGGTGAAGATCTAATTTTTTATGCATTAGAATTGCACATAAATCCAGTCTCAGATCAACTATAGATGCACTAAATTTTGTGTTTCAAAAGGAGCATAAATCTTCTGGCCTAAAGTAGTATATGATCTATTGGAATGATGGAACATCAAAGTTcaaaaatattcagtgcaaaGAGGTAAAATGTTGCAATGCCACCTGAAAGTTAGGAATTGTCCTAAACAAATTGGCTGAATCAGAGAAGAATTCTGCTGCAGGCTTTACATTGCTTTAGTTGCAATACCATTATTTGCATTTTGTATCTTGCACTAATCATTAGTACTTGACAGCTATTTAAAGTCTACCATTAGCCGTTTGAATGGTATTTACAGACTACTGGGTCAGTCTTACGTGCTGCATGCTTGGCTGAGAGCCACAAATAGCTCATATTCCTCACTATTCAAGTGCAAGAGCATTTGTGAGACAAACATTTTGAGCACAAATGACTTTTTACGgtctcaaaatataaaataaaataaaaaatctctgtATGTACCATGTGATCCTTTTTGCTTGATATGTTCCCCATCCCATCCCCCCAATATCTGTGGTGCGTTAATATTTTGATGTTACTGCAGCAGTGCAGAGAGGAGAGAAATTAAGAGAAAGGGTTTGGCAGTTAAAGTGAGAGGGAGGAGGGTTTGAGTACCTTCCATTCACTGAAGTGAACCGCAGGAGTAAAGAGGCAAGGAAAAGGAAAAGAAGCAATGCCACCCGACAAGAAAGAATATAACTGGAAATATGGGcccaatatatacaaaatatattttaaaaagtttaaaagttataCAACTACAAGAGGACTTAAGTTCTATAGCGGTGATGCCATTTGTTCAATTTTAGTTTGAATTAAATGCTAACAACAACTATGTCCAGTAATGTCACAGATACCATTAGATGGTGCCATTTCTTTGTGTTATTGTTTCTAGTTTATCTATAAAGTAGTAATTTGATGAATGCATTTTTctctattttcatatttcatcatttacacaccctcaagttgttccaaacctgtagtgtttatttatttttattttttttaacacaaaatcATTTCTATCGAAGAATATTTGTAACCAAACAAGTTGCTGGTAGccaatgacttccatagtagaACAAATACTATGAAGTTCAATGGCTGCTAGCCACTGTTTgattactaacattcttcaaaacatcttcctTTTGTTTTGGGaaggagtaaattatgacaattttcattttggggtgaactatcccttaaacacCGGTTTTAAATTGTCTATTTAAATGCCACTATTGGGATTGTTTGTATAATTTTAGTATTAATCTTTATATTTCTGACATTCTTGTTCTTCTATACAATAATCGGTTTTAAAAAGATTCACAGTTAACGACCACAAGTTTTTTCCCTTTCAAAGTCAAAGTCAGTGTCATTACAAATGCAAATGTTATTATTCAAAAGttttcatgattaaaaaaaaacacattttatttatatttgttatcaGATATGACAACATCTTCCAAAATGTACATGCAGCGTGTTAGAACAACATAACTGACTACTGTAGGTCactctcatttaaaaaaataaaaaaataaaaaataaaaccacatttaaatTGTTAACGAACAACTGTATTCCATCATTGTCCAGCAATGTATTATTTAAAGTCACTGTTGACTGGAACAAACTTCAACATACCTGAGATTCTGCTTCCATTCATCACAGTCTGTCAGATCCACATTACTCCAGTTTACTCAAGTCTGCTTTCTTTAAAACCACTCTACATTCTTAAAACAACTTTACAGTGTCTCATTGGAAATGGTATATTATACCTAAATGCATCACTGAGTGAGGAACATTTGCACATTTGAGGGAATGCATTTGATATTTAAGCTAAAACACAGCTGATAACACCTTTTGGAGAGTTTGACCTTAAACAAATGCTTGACTGACTGCattcaattgcaaaaaaaatacatttttcttaaaaccgAAAAATTTGTGAATGCTTATGCATGATCAGAAAATCATTTTAAaggcataaaaaatatataaaaaaaaccctcaaaccttttttttttaatgaacgtGCAACACTGATCCTTGTGCAATTCTCCTGTAACCAACACCTTCACTTCTAAACTATTATAGCTGCAAGAGCTATAtcttatttagattttatatatatatatatatatatatatatatataaataaaagtagtaTATCTTAGACTAATGATATTATAGAATTGTATGACCCTTATAACAGTATTTTATTGATTGATCCTATCAAAAGACTTCAGTCCAATATAACAAAAGCGATTACATGCTGGTACCGTACCATCATTGTTAGCAGTGCTGACTGATATAAGATATCTAAAAGAAAGCCGGACCGATtccccttttttctctctctgtgtatttTGAGTGTCTGTGCCAAGCTGCCATGCAAACCGTTATACTTTCAAATAGTTAGCCAGCTAATACCAATGGTGTAAACATAACTAAACTTCTCTTTCCCAAGTGCTCACAAAGCAGTTTGTACCTCTTTATATACGTAGAACAAGCATGATGTACAGTATCTGTCCAAAGACTTTATACAAGGaggagatataaaaaaaaaaaaaaaagattttgagttATTACCATTTACACTCTATATAGTATAATCACATGTAATGGAAGAGAACTGCTAGATCTCTTGTTTTTTTGATTGCCTGTTGCAGACTTCCACTTTTAATAGCCAAAGCCTTAATCTTAATTCCTTAAATATTTGTGCATGGCAAGTGTAAACAAGGTCCGGCCTCATTACCGGTAGATAAATATCATGAGACCATGTTACTCGATATTGACTCTGGTCTGGAGAGCTCTCAGTGACTGTTTGTACCTATATAAACAGTAGGTTTGCTGGTGAGCGGACTCCTCCATGCTGTATTATTTAATCCTGGGCTCACTGTAGTGATAGACCGGTCATCAGCACCATGGTTCTCTCTCTGATCGACCTCTGTGTAGGCTGTCACTCCTCTGCCATGCACTCTTCATCAGCTCCTGCGCTTCTCTACACCTCTTCTGCACCGATGGGTCTGAAACCGGCTTACGAGGTAGGCTTACCTGGACACACATATGTAGAAATTCATGCtgttaaacaaacaaattatattaataagaaaATTGATGAGATgtttttttatgctcaccaaggttggatttatttgatcaaaaacacagcaaaaagagtaatattgctaaactacatttaaaatatattttaaaatatattaaaatacaaaatagtaattTAGGAAAAGATGAATTTTAGCAGCCTCTTAGCAGCCATTTAAGTGCCatgtcatctttaaaaaaatcattctaatatgctgttttggtgctttggtgtagaaatcttttgtaacaaacaATTTTACTGATCTATTAAAAATCCATGATTTGCTAGCTATGAAAAAAGCTTTTTCTTCACCTGGTAAACAGCAGCCCATGCTTTACCCAATTCTCCTAGTAGCCGATCTCGCTCCTCACATCCGCTAAAATACAAAACCCAGGGTGGGAGAAACTGAGCACGATCTTCTGCAAATTCCTGCAGACACAAAGGGTGATTAGtgcacatacaaataaaaaaccaCCACCAAGTAAAGCTTCTACAATTGTGATTCATAATAAGCaaacatttcaagaaaaaagaaTCCAGGGAACACCCTAAAGTTGATGAGTTTATTTGTAGATGTGAAAATATTAAGAGCAAACATCTGTTCACAGAAACATCTGTCACACAACAATCCGAACGGACTCTTACAATGACACAGTATTCTTTATCCTCTTCCAGGCATACAGCTGTGATATCATTCAGATCAGCCCCTCCTAGGGAACGGAAAAAACTGGTCTGGCAATCCTGGTGACATGTGAGCAACTTCCTGTCTGTGAGTACAAGGCAACATGGAATACAGGGTGCAGGAGCTACTCCCTGTGGAATAATCtgagaaacaaaaataaacaaccgCGGTCAACATCTGGGGAATCATTCTGATAATTCTGGACAGgctatacaaagaaaaaaaaatatctacaggATCCACTATAGGCTGGCATACTCTAGATAATTTATTGCCCCACAGTCTAGAAGAGTCAATACtagtcagagccagtctgcagatttgagttgacagattTGACAGAAAATCATGTAGTGTATGACTGTGCACTCATGATGCCACTTTGTGACCGTTTTAAAATTTGTTTAGAATTTAAATGTTGTGTAGTATATTTCATCCATAAGATGCAAATGTTGGCATGTCTGAAACTAATGAGGAACAACAACACATTGTCATGTGGTAAAATGCACACTCCCACATTTTGCTCACATGCCACAAGCTCCGAAAAAGACAGTAGATTTGAATGGAAAGTCTGAAACTTAAAACTATGTTTAGTCACACTACCCAAAAACTGTAGAGATCTTGTTTGCAAGAAAATGGACGTAGAAATgcttccagtaaaaaaaaaaaaaagttaatgtgtgTATGATTGCAGCTTACCCCTTTAGAGACAGACTGGCAAATCAGCTGCATCCATTCGGCCATTTCCAGTTCGTTTTCTGCACTGAGCACTAATGGAGGATGTTCAGTCAGAATCACTTGAAAAGCATGAGGCTTCTCGGAGCTGTTTGAACGCCTACAGCCTCCACAGTGCCCTCCCCTATAACAAACACAATCGCATGCAAATACACAGCAAATGTTTATAAGTGGGCACCTTTCATATTGAAAAGAACATGTATTTCACATTGCTAAGAGTGTAAACTGCTTACCCCATGGTCACAGACATCAGAGGTGTAACATCTGTTCTCTCTGCATACTGATACAGGATGCCGTTGCTGCCAGATGAACAGCAGATTTAGATTCAGCACACCCAAACAGCTTGCTGAATTACTGTTGAATAGCTTAAAGCACCAAACCATTTTGTACCTGAGAACCAAGTAACAGCTTTTCCACACTTCCTTCCCCAAATAAGTGCTCCCGGCCCGGTACAACAGTGCCCCCTCTTTAGTGCTACTGGATTCTCTGGAGCTGAATGGAGATGTTGGTGAAGCCACCACTGCATCTATTGGGTCCTCCCAGTGAACCAGAGAATACAGGCGGATGCTCATCTCAGGTAACTACACAGACAGTTAGCACAATGTCAATAAGACAAGTCCCAGTATGTGCGTTTAATTAACTATTCGATGCACCAAGTACTTTTGTAATGCTGGTTTCAAAGACAGGTTTGTGGAACAGAAACAAAGGTCttgagatttatatattttttcataaagtTTATTGTGAGATGTCAAATTAtcttttttctctttgagatagTTAGTTcataatatatacacaaaagGGTTAATACTGTATAAGAATAATTATCCTGTAAGCACTGTAACTACTTTAAAATGATattagtccaaaaaaaaaaaagtgctataatTATTACAAAGCTGCTTGTtgtgaattaatttatttgtaaacaggaaaaaaaaactggaaaaaatgAACAATACTTATTAAGAgggataaacaaataaatgtacacaattaattttaattatatttttatatttttttaatgtattaactataTTGTTGTATCaacaatgtattaataataatctattaatttcaataattttaaGTCATCCTGCACCCCTCTTGGAACCACTGGTCTAAACTGTATAATCAATGTAAATGGtttaattgtaattgtatttataGAAAGAGTCAGCATGAGGAACTAAGATTATCAAATTGAGCCACTGTCTGCCAGACTCTTGTGAATTATTTAGGGTGATAGATCTCCCCCATTTACCTCACAGGGAGTCTCTTGGCATACAAACTTAGAAAGAGCAAGTTTCTCCATGGTGGCGTCAGTGAGAACAGAGGGGTAGGGAAGCTCCCTACAGCCATTTTCCAAGGCCGCTTTCAGCACAGTCAGGAACCAGCTGAGGAGAGAACATGAACAGATCCTCTTCAAAGACGTCTTCTAATCAACTTCATGGGGATGCCCTTTGATTTTGAAAACTTACACAGTCAGAGATGAGTCAGCTGTGTCTAAAAGGAACTGCCGTCTTCTGTTAGTGCACACTAAAGTGATCGTCTGCTGGTGAAGTCCCACCTAAGGCACAAACAAAGGCTCTTATCTCTCTGCAGCAAGTCAAACTGATCATTTAGGATTCAGGTCATTTACTCACAGAGATGTAGTCCAGCTCATTATAAGATACCGCCTCCTCAACAGTATAAGGCTTCTCTGCTGCCCCTGAAAACCAATGGGACACAACAACAACTGCAAACATGTGCTTTTGTACACATATAGCAATGTCCTGCTCTTCCAATGAAGGTTTGCTGACCTTTTCGTAAGAGGTAAATGTAGCAGTCCGTCAACAGCAGAAACAGAGGCTGCAAATCTCCTTCCATGTGGCCTGTGCTCATCCTCACCatctgaaattaaatgtaaaaatgcaaaccAATCAATAGGTAACACTCGTTTACAACAGGGGTccccaaccacattcctggagcctgtacatgttatttttttttactttttttggtaggatgcattacattcattgataacattacaaaatgtctctatatcaaataaataaataaataaacatttaacctttctattcatcaaagaattctgagaaaaaatgtaaacataagcgATGTGGTCACTTCTGATCACCAATGAATGTGGTTTGAGTGATTGTTTCACAAAATGGTACGATAAAAGGGTGCAATGAGTAAATGGGTAGCCTGCAGCATGGACACAATTTAAAGCCGTAAATACAAAGTTATTCATTCAGTGCTGTTAAATCAAGCAGAGTATCACCTTAAAGAGCTGTTCTTCATTCTCCCTGAAAACATGAATCATGAGTAGCAGAAGGTGATTGTTATCCACCCtgtacaacaaaaaaacaaatacgtAAACCTCTTAATAACTCACATATAGTGTCAATAAAGCTATTCCAAACCAAGCTGGTCACTGATTTCAATCCGTTTACAGTCTCACTTAAACTCTGCAGCATGAGAGCTCTGTATTGTGTGGTCTTTATCCTCCTCCTGCCTTTCTTCTTTATTCCGTTCCTCCTCAGCTGACATTTCTACGGGGATGGAGGGATCCTGCCCTGCAGCTGGTGATTCTGCTTTTCCCTCATCTTCATCGCCAACAGGAACATCCTGCGACTCGCCATTCCCTGCAGAGTCATTGCACCCACCACACGAGGCAGCAGGGTCTGGACTCTGGGAGGTAAAGCAGTAGAAGTCTGCGGGTGGCAGGGGGGCCTGAAGGAAGCTATGTCTTGGGTCTGGAGGTTCACTGCCCGAGTCCTCTCGAAAGGGCCGCTGATGGGGGAGTCCATAGTGATTAGTGCAAGTtccattctcttcctcctcacctTCACTTCGCTGCCAGCTTTCCCCATCCAAAGAACCATTCAGCCTGTCCATGACATCACGGAGGGGTTCGCCCACACTGTCCATAGAAGTGTCCGTCATTTCAGGGAGCCTCAGCCCTGCCTCCGGATCTTCATCATCTCCTTTTTGTCTCCCATTCCTCATAGACTCTGAGACAGGACCATTTGGCCCCTCCAGAGGACCCCGACTGTCCATATTAACATCGTCTAATACAATGTCTCTCTCAACTACAACCTGAAGGCATTTCTCAGTGTCTGGAGAGGTGACATTCTGCTCACTGCTCATAGAGTCTGTCAACCCTCTTCCCCGTCGTTTCTTACAATGTCTTCTGCGCCTTGCCATTCTGTAGCACAACAAAGGAAAACCAAACAGAAAAATACATCAGTATACCTAAATGTTAAAACTATGTAGCAGTATGTCATTGTGAAATAATATACAAGAACATTATATTTAAGTGGAGCTGGAAGGTCATGTTGGTCATAGAGGGACTAGAGGGACCAAATAGTATTGCAAAATTATATTTCCATTGATGGTCATTCAAAAGTATCCTTTTATtctgataaaataatttttttcaagcaacatacaaaattataaatatgttttattacatgttccgtaatgtaaaaatgttttgccaGTGACTGTTTGTCTTAGAGAGCCATTTAAACCATAATCTAGACTTCCTCCAGGATGTGCTATTCATGTAACTGCCATAAAGATAAAAGGGAATGCTAACAGATCTCTTTTTCCAAGTATTACAGATTTAATTGGTTTAGACAAGCTCACACCACTGGTTGAGCTACaaactggctttttttttttaaaatgccagCATCTAGTCTTTAAGAAGTTGAAATATAAACGGAAAGGGAAGTATggtaacacacgcacacacaaattaTACACTTCCCCATATCAACTAATAATGTGTGACTGATATGCTACTACAACCCTAGACCATAAGACCTAATACTCAAGACACACCTGATGACTTCCAGCTCAGTGTTGGTGATCTCAGCATCTTCTCCTGTTTTTGAAGCATGCCGGCTAGCCATGTGCACTGGGGTGACGTCAGCGGAAGTGTTAGTGCCTGAGTCCTCATTGAAGGGATTGTGCTGAATTGTAGGGCTTCGCGACAGAATTGTGGTTCTGATGGTGCATGCAGAGGCCCTC
This Carassius gibelio isolate Cgi1373 ecotype wild population from Czech Republic chromosome A23, carGib1.2-hapl.c, whole genome shotgun sequence DNA region includes the following protein-coding sequences:
- the LOC127944793 gene encoding pleckstrin homology domain-containing family M member 2-like isoform X3 — translated: MDQLKVKDRILENISLSVKKLQSYFAACEDETPAIRNHDRVLQRLCEHLDHALLYGLQDISSGYWVLVLHFSRREAVQQIDELQHIATNLGRSRAWLYLALSESSLESYLRLFQENQGLLQKYYYKNALVCSHDHLTLFLTLVSGLEFIHFDLELDVPYLDVAPYMPEYYKPQNLLDFEERLPSSDSLSLHSFTSLTSTNLEWDDSAIAPSSEEGEFTDPVSGPHSSGSDPQTVVSDCVVLRASACTIRTTILSRSPTIQHNPFNEDSGTNTSADVTPVHMASRHASKTGEDAEITNTELEVIRMARRRRHCKKRRGRGLTDSMSSEQNVTSPDTEKCLQVVVERDIVLDDVNMDSRGPLEGPNGPVSESMRNGRQKGDDEDPEAGLRLPEMTDTSMDSVGEPLRDVMDRLNGSLDGESWQRSEGEEEENGTCTNHYGLPHQRPFREDSGSEPPDPRHSFLQAPLPPADFYCFTSQSPDPAASCGGCNDSAGNGESQDVPVGDEDEGKAESPAAGQDPSIPVEMSAEEERNKEERQEEDKDHTIQSSHAAEFKVDNNHLLLLMIHVFRENEEQLFKMVRMSTGHMEGDLQPLFLLLTDCYIYLLRKGAAEKPYTVEEAVSYNELDYISVGLHQQTITLVCTNRRRQFLLDTADSSLTVWFLTVLKAALENGCRELPYPSVLTDATMEKLALSKFVCQETPCELPEMSIRLYSLVHWEDPIDAVVASPTSPFSSRESSSTKEGALLYRAGSTYLGKEVWKSCYLVLSNGILYQYAERTDVTPLMSVTMGGGHCGGCRRSNSSEKPHAFQVILTEHPPLVLSAENELEMAEWMQLICQSVSKGIIPQGVAPAPCIPCCLVLTDRKLLTCHQDCQTSFFRSLGGADLNDITAVCLEEDKEYCVIEFAEDRAQFLPPWVLYFSGCEERDRLLGELGKAWAAVYQVSLPRKPVSDPSVQKRCREAQELMKSAWQRSDSLHRGRSEREPWC
- the LOC127944793 gene encoding pleckstrin homology domain-containing family M member 2-like isoform X1 — encoded protein: MDQLKVKDRILENISLSVKKLQSYFAACEDETPAIRNHDRVLQRLCEHLDHALLYGLQDISSGYWVLVLHFSRREAVQQIDELQHIATNLGRSRAWLYLALSESSLESYLRLFQENQGLLQKYYYKNALVCSHDHLTLFLTLVSGLEFIHFDLELDVPYLDVAPYMPEYYKPQNLLDFEERLPSSDSLSLHSFTSLTSTNLEWDDSAIAPSSEDYDFGDIFPVLQSLPSADWEEGEFTDPVSGPHSSGSDPQTVVSDCVVLRASACTIRTTILSRSPTIQHNPFNEDSGTNTSADVTPVHMASRHASKTGEDAEITNTELEVIRMARRRRHCKKRRGRGLTDSMSSEQNVTSPDTEKCLQVVVERDIVLDDVNMDSRGPLEGPNGPVSESMRNGRQKGDDEDPEAGLRLPEMTDTSMDSVGEPLRDVMDRLNGSLDGESWQRSEGEEEENGTCTNHYGLPHQRPFREDSGSEPPDPRHSFLQAPLPPADFYCFTSQSPDPAASCGGCNDSAGNGESQDVPVGDEDEGKAESPAAGQDPSIPVEMSAEEERNKEERQEEDKDHTIQSSHAAEFKVDNNHLLLLMIHVFRENEEQLFKMVRMSTGHMEGDLQPLFLLLTDCYIYLLRKGAAEKPYTVEEAVSYNELDYISVGLHQQTITLVCTNRRRQFLLDTADSSLTVWFLTVLKAALENGCRELPYPSVLTDATMEKLALSKFVCQETPCELPEMSIRLYSLVHWEDPIDAVVASPTSPFSSRESSSTKEGALLYRAGSTYLGKEVWKSCYLVLSNGILYQYAERTDVTPLMSVTMGGGHCGGCRRSNSSEKPHAFQVILTEHPPLVLSAENELEMAEWMQLICQSVSKGIIPQGVAPAPCIPCCLVLTDRKLLTCHQDCQTSFFRSLGGADLNDITAVCLEEDKEYCVIEFAEDRAQFLPPWVLYFSGCEERDRLLGELGKAWAAVYQVSLPRKPVSDPSVQKRCREAQELMKSAWQRSDSLHRGRSEREPWC
- the LOC127944793 gene encoding pleckstrin homology domain-containing family M member 2-like isoform X2, with translation MDQLKVKDRILENISLSVKKLQSYFAACEDETPAIRNHDRVLQRLCEHLDHALLYGLQDISSGYWVLVLHFSRREAVQQIDELQHIATNLGRSRAWLYLALSESSLESYLRLFQENQGLLQKYYYKNALVCSHDHLTLFLTLVSGLEFIHFDLELDVPYLDVAPYMPEYYKPQNLLDFEERLPSSDSLSLHSFTSLTSTNLEWDDSAIAPSSEDYDFGDIFPVLQSLPSADWEGEFTDPVSGPHSSGSDPQTVVSDCVVLRASACTIRTTILSRSPTIQHNPFNEDSGTNTSADVTPVHMASRHASKTGEDAEITNTELEVIRMARRRRHCKKRRGRGLTDSMSSEQNVTSPDTEKCLQVVVERDIVLDDVNMDSRGPLEGPNGPVSESMRNGRQKGDDEDPEAGLRLPEMTDTSMDSVGEPLRDVMDRLNGSLDGESWQRSEGEEEENGTCTNHYGLPHQRPFREDSGSEPPDPRHSFLQAPLPPADFYCFTSQSPDPAASCGGCNDSAGNGESQDVPVGDEDEGKAESPAAGQDPSIPVEMSAEEERNKEERQEEDKDHTIQSSHAAEFKVDNNHLLLLMIHVFRENEEQLFKMVRMSTGHMEGDLQPLFLLLTDCYIYLLRKGAAEKPYTVEEAVSYNELDYISVGLHQQTITLVCTNRRRQFLLDTADSSLTVWFLTVLKAALENGCRELPYPSVLTDATMEKLALSKFVCQETPCELPEMSIRLYSLVHWEDPIDAVVASPTSPFSSRESSSTKEGALLYRAGSTYLGKEVWKSCYLVLSNGILYQYAERTDVTPLMSVTMGGGHCGGCRRSNSSEKPHAFQVILTEHPPLVLSAENELEMAEWMQLICQSVSKGIIPQGVAPAPCIPCCLVLTDRKLLTCHQDCQTSFFRSLGGADLNDITAVCLEEDKEYCVIEFAEDRAQFLPPWVLYFSGCEERDRLLGELGKAWAAVYQVSLPRKPVSDPSVQKRCREAQELMKSAWQRSDSLHRGRSEREPWC